In Zobellia roscoffensis, the following are encoded in one genomic region:
- a CDS encoding Kelch repeat-containing protein, whose protein sequence is MKFKDLLFVSASLVIFGACSSDDLEIDVPETDTEQPEEKEQKSGNKPPNAFNLSALVNGAADTELNPLLTWTATTDQDGDDITYKLLLDTNESPETTIAENLTTTEFSITEGLNRNKVYYWKVIAMDANGGETESTETFSFSTKGFALSESALTTNAEFSKRRNHSITEFDGKLWLIGGQDDNSSYKDVWSSIDGKTWELIAENPFAFFGKNNHTAIVFKDKFWIIGGGFSDIWSSTNGIDWVKNDLSGPFGSREGHSTVVYDGKLWVIGGTKVNEQMNDVWYSEDGITWTEAASSTQFSPRTDHTTVVFDGKMYLMGGTSVQDFSPSFYNDIYTSTDGINWTEVATESVFEIRANHTSLVYDNKMWVIGGWQAVTNQETMEQDVVSFADVWYSENGTQWNKLNGNDSYTGRLGHASVLFENKILISGGLNIDQDDNLRTHYNDVWVIE, encoded by the coding sequence TGCGTGTTCTAGTGACGATTTGGAAATTGATGTACCAGAAACGGACACAGAGCAACCTGAAGAAAAAGAACAAAAATCCGGAAACAAGCCTCCAAATGCATTTAACCTCTCTGCTCTAGTTAATGGTGCCGCAGACACAGAATTAAATCCCCTTTTAACATGGACTGCTACAACGGATCAAGATGGCGATGATATTACATATAAACTACTTTTAGATACCAATGAATCTCCTGAAACTACTATTGCCGAAAATCTTACAACAACCGAATTTTCCATAACCGAAGGTTTGAACCGAAACAAAGTATACTACTGGAAAGTGATTGCTATGGATGCTAACGGAGGTGAAACCGAAAGTACCGAAACTTTTAGTTTTAGCACGAAAGGCTTTGCTTTATCCGAATCAGCTCTTACCACTAACGCAGAATTTAGCAAAAGAAGAAACCACAGTATTACCGAATTTGACGGAAAACTATGGTTGATAGGTGGTCAAGACGACAATTCAAGTTACAAGGATGTTTGGTCTTCTATAGATGGGAAAACTTGGGAACTAATTGCTGAAAATCCTTTTGCCTTTTTTGGCAAAAACAATCATACCGCTATTGTGTTCAAAGATAAGTTTTGGATTATTGGTGGAGGTTTTAGTGATATCTGGTCCTCTACAAATGGTATTGATTGGGTTAAGAATGATTTATCCGGTCCGTTCGGTTCTAGAGAAGGACATTCTACTGTAGTTTATGATGGTAAGCTATGGGTTATTGGTGGTACTAAGGTAAATGAACAAATGAATGACGTTTGGTATTCTGAAGATGGAATAACTTGGACAGAAGCTGCCTCAAGCACGCAATTTTCTCCACGTACAGACCACACTACTGTTGTATTTGATGGTAAAATGTACTTAATGGGAGGAACCTCAGTTCAAGATTTTTCTCCTTCATTCTATAATGACATTTATACATCAACCGATGGTATTAACTGGACGGAAGTAGCTACTGAATCCGTATTTGAAATTCGTGCCAATCACACTTCATTGGTTTATGACAATAAAATGTGGGTCATTGGTGGCTGGCAAGCTGTAACGAATCAAGAAACGATGGAACAAGATGTTGTTTCGTTCGCAGATGTGTGGTATTCAGAGAATGGAACCCAATGGAATAAACTGAACGGTAACGATTCCTATACTGGAAGATTAGGACACGCTTCTGTGTTATTTGAAAATAAAATACTTATTTCCGGCGGATTGAACATTGACCAAGATGACAATCTTAGAACGCACTATAACGACGTTTGGGTTATTGAATAA
- a CDS encoding AAA family ATPase, protein MKLDNKKMQTLGELKAAGYQTKSVKDELRDNLIQKIKKGEDAFTGVWGYEDSVIPELERAILSRHNINLLGLRGQAKTRLAHLMVNLLDEYIPVVEGSEINDDPMKPMSRYAMELIKEKGDATPISWLHRQERFAEKLATPDVTVADLIGDVDPIKAANLKLSYADDRVIHFGMIPRANRCIFVINELPDLQARIQVSLFNILEEGDIQIRGFKLRLPLDIQFVFTANPEDYTNRGSIVTPLKDRIGSQILTHYPEDIETARKITEQEAHLDARQTDSVYVPDLAKDLLEQIIFEARDSEYVDAKSGVSARTSITAFENLLSTAERRALLTDADSTMVRLSDFMGVIPSITGKIELVYEGEQEGADGVAEILIDDAVKSLFPQYFPAINKLERKDAPSPYDDLLSWFFQGEGFELLDEFTDEEYKRTLDSIPELSQLVKEHQPDFPKEDIYFLKELVLWGLVSHKKLSKNRFAEGYQFKDLYGSYIDGL, encoded by the coding sequence ATGAAATTAGATAATAAAAAGATGCAAACGCTTGGCGAGTTAAAAGCTGCCGGATACCAGACCAAAAGCGTTAAGGATGAGTTACGTGACAATCTCATTCAAAAAATTAAAAAAGGAGAAGATGCGTTTACAGGCGTGTGGGGTTATGAAGATTCCGTAATTCCAGAACTGGAACGTGCGATTCTATCTCGGCATAACATCAACTTATTAGGGCTACGGGGGCAGGCAAAAACACGTTTGGCACATTTAATGGTCAATTTGCTGGATGAGTATATTCCTGTGGTAGAAGGTTCTGAAATTAATGATGACCCTATGAAACCCATGTCTAGATACGCCATGGAACTTATAAAAGAAAAGGGTGATGCCACTCCAATTTCTTGGTTACATAGACAAGAGCGTTTTGCAGAAAAATTAGCTACACCAGATGTTACGGTAGCGGATTTAATTGGTGATGTAGACCCTATAAAAGCGGCGAACCTTAAATTGTCGTATGCTGATGATAGGGTGATTCACTTTGGAATGATCCCACGGGCCAACCGTTGTATTTTTGTTATCAATGAGCTTCCGGATTTGCAGGCTAGAATTCAAGTTTCGCTATTTAATATTTTGGAGGAAGGCGATATTCAGATTCGTGGTTTTAAATTGCGTTTACCGTTGGATATTCAGTTTGTATTCACTGCTAACCCTGAAGATTATACCAACAGGGGAAGCATTGTAACGCCGTTGAAAGATAGAATCGGCTCTCAAATTTTAACGCATTATCCAGAGGATATTGAAACGGCTAGAAAAATTACGGAGCAAGAAGCACATCTTGATGCACGCCAAACAGATTCTGTTTATGTTCCAGATTTGGCGAAAGACTTGTTGGAACAGATTATTTTTGAAGCAAGAGATAGTGAGTATGTAGATGCTAAGAGTGGGGTAAGTGCCCGAACTAGTATTACGGCTTTTGAAAACTTGTTGAGTACTGCCGAAAGAAGAGCGTTATTGACAGATGCGGATAGCACAATGGTTCGCTTGAGCGATTTTATGGGTGTTATTCCTTCTATTACGGGTAAAATAGAATTAGTGTATGAAGGAGAACAAGAAGGAGCAGATGGCGTGGCTGAAATTTTGATTGATGATGCCGTTAAAAGTTTGTTTCCTCAATACTTCCCGGCTATAAACAAATTGGAAAGAAAAGATGCTCCATCTCCTTATGATGACTTATTAAGTTGGTTCTTTCAAGGGGAAGGTTTTGAACTTTTAGATGAGTTTACCGATGAGGAATATAAACGGACTTTAGATAGTATTCCTGAACTGAGTCAACTGGTAAAAGAACATCAACCAGATTTTCCAAAAGAAGATATATACTTCTTAAAGGAATTAGTTTTATGGGGATTGGTATCGCATAAAAAACTAAGCAAAAACAGATTTGCAGAAGGATATCAATTCAAAGACCTCTATGGTAGCTATATAGACGGTTTGTAA